In Humulus lupulus chromosome 6, drHumLupu1.1, whole genome shotgun sequence, a single genomic region encodes these proteins:
- the LOC133784469 gene encoding uncharacterized protein LOC133784469, with amino-acid sequence MFRRAKKLANMSLKEKDVKKLVTLDLLQMVSLVPCEQDLVVESTTGENDTPGQSTEGTEQMTDRHSPGPSPLSRRPGDLVIREPDPQRRSTIPAQPGKGKAIQVEGELSSSSDDEDEFLDQIFNADSDMFRDCVASKRKTGDGSGSMPPQKIQKVVPPNQGRQPGGPTTLPPLTPSSLPPSASLTPTHQGSSSELFRAVSDLGKGLLEDIGRDASTLQSLDSYPRLSVEVVLKRGLAQLMKSLVTIGHAQLRAVDYKELIKVQDDQLVEARSKLEQAERTIAERDESLKKQAQNNASLTTQLEKQSLDIKELVRDNERLISENEELKQEKELDLIRFEEASFDCFYKVWKLNKPLNLDCFPKEAQAEDLARCEARAAEEAANPPALAPTCSAISFRARGAADAEEGVDQPSRGARL; translated from the exons atgtttaggcgggccaagaaattggctaacatgagtcttaAAGAGAAGGATGTAAAAAAGTTGGTCACGCTGGACCTTCTTCAGATGGTGAGTCTGGTGCCATGTGAGCAGGATCTggtggtggaaagtaccaccggggagaacgacACGCCTGGTCAGTCTACCGAGGGCACAGAGCAAATGACTGATCGGCATTCTCCTGGGCCTTCTCCGCTTTCCCGTAGACCTGGCGACTTAGTCATTAGAGAGCCTGATCCTCAGCGTAGATCTACTATTCCCGCTCAAcctgggaaaggaaaagctatccaggttgaaggggaacttagctcatcctcggacgacgaggatgagttccttgatcagatcttcaacgcag attcagacatgttcagagattgcgttgcttcaaagaggaaaactggtgatggaagtggctctatgcctccacagaagattcagaaggtagtaCCGCCAAATCAAGGGAGGCAACCTGGGGGACCGACTACACTTCCGCCATTGACCCCCTCTTCCCTTCCtccttctgcgagcctaactcctactcaccagggtagttcgagtgagctttttcgtgctgttagcgacctgggcaaggggcttcttgaggatattggccgtgatgcatcgacgcttcaaagcctagactcctaccctcgacttagtgtcgaagttgtcttgaagagaggactcgctcaattgatgaag tcacttgtcaccattggtcaTGCTCAGCTTCGAGCCGTAGATTACAAGGAGCTGATCAAAGTGCaggacgatcaactggtggaggccaggtccaagctggagcaagcagagagaactatagctgaacgggacgagtctctcaaaaagcaggctcaaaacaatgcttccttgacaactcaattggagaagcaatcccttgatattaaagagttagttcgagacaatgagaggttgattagcgagaacgaagagctgaagcaagaaaaagagcttgacttgattcgctttgaggaggccagttttgactgcttctataaggtctggaagctgaacaagcctcttaaTCTTGATTGTTTCCCCAAGGAGGCCCAAGCAGAGGAtcttgccagatgtgaagcaagagccgctgaagaagctgccaacCCTCCTGCACTCGCCCCAACCTGCTCTGCTATATCATTTcgagcgagaggagcagctgATGCAGAGGAGGGAGTCGATCAACCCTCTAGAGGAGCTCGCCTGTGA